One Kryptolebias marmoratus isolate JLee-2015 linkage group LG21, ASM164957v2, whole genome shotgun sequence DNA segment encodes these proteins:
- the chrnd gene encoding acetylcholine receptor subunit delta isoform X1, with protein MEVKILVSVFLLALLSNECLCRNEEERLINYLFKEKGYNKELRPVERQQDVVEVYLALTLSNLISLKEVDETLLTNVWIDHTWTDYRLSWNASEFDGIETLRLPPSMVWLPEIVLENNNDAQFEVAYYSNVLVYPSGGCYWLPPAIFRSSCSINVNYFPFDWQNCTLRFTSLTYNAKEIKMMLKTDGNETHTHTVEWIIIDPEGFTENGEWEIVHRPAKKNTYKHIPMESNKHQDITFYLIIKRKPLFYIVNIIIPCVLISFLASLVYYLPADSGEKMTLSISVLLAQSVFLLLISQRLPETSTTVPLIVKYLMFIMVLVTVVVLNCVVVLNLHFRTPSTHVMTDWTKRFFLERLPQILRMSRPAEDEPMWDGVLPRRASSVGYITAAEEYYSIKSRSELMFEKQSERHGFTKRPTHTAVVKPQEEDGVTEQLYGEIKPAVVGANYIIDHMHNKNDYNEEKDNWSGIARTVDRLCLFLITPIMTLGTIIIFLTGLCNYPPRLPFKGDPHDYTNNSARLLRNY; from the exons ATGGAGGTAAAGATTCTGGTCTCTGTGTTCCTGCTCGCTCTGCTCTCCAACG AGTGTCTCTGCAGGAACGAGGAGGAGCGTCTGATCAACTACCTGTTCAAAGAGAAAGGCTACAACAAGGAGCTGCGGCCCGTTGAACGGCAGCAGGATGTCGTTGAAGTTTATCTGGCCCTAACTCTGTCCAACCTCATCTCCCTG AAAGAAGTAGACGAGACGCTGCTGACCAATGTGTGGATCGATCAT ACGTGGACCGACTACAGGCTGTCGTGGAACGCCTCGGAGTTTGACGGCATCGAAACGCTTCGCCTGCCGCCCAGCATGGTGTGGCTGCCAGAGATCGTGTTGGAGAACAA TAACGATGCCCAGTTCGAGGTGGCCTACTACTCCAACGTTCTGGTGTATCCCAGCGGCGGCTGCTACTGGTTACCTCCCGCCATCTTCCGTTCTTCCTGTTCCATCAACGTCAACTACTTCCCCTTCGACTGGCAGAACTGCACGCTCAGATTCAC CTCCTTGACGTACAACGCTAAAGAGATCAAGATGATGCTGAAGACAGACGGAAAcgagacgcacacacacacggtggaGTGGATCATCATTGACCCTGAGGGCTTCACAG AGAACGGCGAGTGGGAGATCGTCCACCGGCCGGCCAAGAAGAACACCTACAAGCACATTCCCATGGAGAGCAACAAGCACCAGGACATCACCTTCTACCTCATCATCAAACGCAAACCTCTCTTCTACATCGTCAACATCATCATCCCCTGTGTCCTCATCTCCTTCCTGGCCTCTCTGGTGTACTACCTGCCAGCCGACA gtggGGAGAAGATGACGTTGTCCATCTCTGTGCTTCTGGCTCAGTCTGTCTTCCTGCTGCTGATCTCTCAAAGGCTGCCGGAGACGTCCACGACCGTCCCGCTCATAGTCAA GTATTTGATGTTCATCATGGTTCTGGTTACGGTGGTCGTGTTGAACTGCGTCGTCGTCCTCAACCTGCACTTCCGGACCCCGAGCACACACGTCATGACCGACTGGACCAAGCGG TTTTTCCTGGAGCGGCTGCCCCAGATCCTGCGGATGTCCCGTCCCGCGGAGGATGAGCCCATGTGGGACGGAGTGTTGCCACGGCGAGCCAGTTCTGTGGGGTACATCACGGCTGCGGAGGAGTACTACAGCATCAAGTCCCGCAGCGAGCTGATGTTCGAGAAGCAGTCGGAGAGGCACGGCTTCACCAAACGGCCCACGCACACCGCAG TGGTGAAGCCGCAGGAGGAAGACGGCGTGACGGAGCAGCTGTACGGAGAGATCAAACCGGCCGTGGTCGGAGCCAACTACATCATCGATCACATGCACAACAAGAACGACTACAACGAG GAGAAGGACAACTGGAGCGGGATCGCTCGGACCGTGGACCGCCTCTGCCTCTTCCTCATCACTCCCATTATGACTCTCGGCaccatcatcatcttcctcaCGGGACTCTGCAACTACCCGCCTCGTCTGCCCTTCAAAGGAGACCCACACGACTACACAAATAACAGCGCGCGGCTGTTGAGGAATTACTGA
- the chrnd gene encoding acetylcholine receptor subunit delta isoform X2: MCLSTTVYKLRNEEERLINYLFKEKGYNKELRPVERQQDVVEVYLALTLSNLISLKEVDETLLTNVWIDHTWTDYRLSWNASEFDGIETLRLPPSMVWLPEIVLENNNDAQFEVAYYSNVLVYPSGGCYWLPPAIFRSSCSINVNYFPFDWQNCTLRFTSLTYNAKEIKMMLKTDGNETHTHTVEWIIIDPEGFTENGEWEIVHRPAKKNTYKHIPMESNKHQDITFYLIIKRKPLFYIVNIIIPCVLISFLASLVYYLPADSGEKMTLSISVLLAQSVFLLLISQRLPETSTTVPLIVKYLMFIMVLVTVVVLNCVVVLNLHFRTPSTHVMTDWTKRFFLERLPQILRMSRPAEDEPMWDGVLPRRASSVGYITAAEEYYSIKSRSELMFEKQSERHGFTKRPTHTAVVKPQEEDGVTEQLYGEIKPAVVGANYIIDHMHNKNDYNEEKDNWSGIARTVDRLCLFLITPIMTLGTIIIFLTGLCNYPPRLPFKGDPHDYTNNSARLLRNY; this comes from the exons ATGTGTCTGTCTACAACTGTCTACAAACTCAG GAACGAGGAGGAGCGTCTGATCAACTACCTGTTCAAAGAGAAAGGCTACAACAAGGAGCTGCGGCCCGTTGAACGGCAGCAGGATGTCGTTGAAGTTTATCTGGCCCTAACTCTGTCCAACCTCATCTCCCTG AAAGAAGTAGACGAGACGCTGCTGACCAATGTGTGGATCGATCAT ACGTGGACCGACTACAGGCTGTCGTGGAACGCCTCGGAGTTTGACGGCATCGAAACGCTTCGCCTGCCGCCCAGCATGGTGTGGCTGCCAGAGATCGTGTTGGAGAACAA TAACGATGCCCAGTTCGAGGTGGCCTACTACTCCAACGTTCTGGTGTATCCCAGCGGCGGCTGCTACTGGTTACCTCCCGCCATCTTCCGTTCTTCCTGTTCCATCAACGTCAACTACTTCCCCTTCGACTGGCAGAACTGCACGCTCAGATTCAC CTCCTTGACGTACAACGCTAAAGAGATCAAGATGATGCTGAAGACAGACGGAAAcgagacgcacacacacacggtggaGTGGATCATCATTGACCCTGAGGGCTTCACAG AGAACGGCGAGTGGGAGATCGTCCACCGGCCGGCCAAGAAGAACACCTACAAGCACATTCCCATGGAGAGCAACAAGCACCAGGACATCACCTTCTACCTCATCATCAAACGCAAACCTCTCTTCTACATCGTCAACATCATCATCCCCTGTGTCCTCATCTCCTTCCTGGCCTCTCTGGTGTACTACCTGCCAGCCGACA gtggGGAGAAGATGACGTTGTCCATCTCTGTGCTTCTGGCTCAGTCTGTCTTCCTGCTGCTGATCTCTCAAAGGCTGCCGGAGACGTCCACGACCGTCCCGCTCATAGTCAA GTATTTGATGTTCATCATGGTTCTGGTTACGGTGGTCGTGTTGAACTGCGTCGTCGTCCTCAACCTGCACTTCCGGACCCCGAGCACACACGTCATGACCGACTGGACCAAGCGG TTTTTCCTGGAGCGGCTGCCCCAGATCCTGCGGATGTCCCGTCCCGCGGAGGATGAGCCCATGTGGGACGGAGTGTTGCCACGGCGAGCCAGTTCTGTGGGGTACATCACGGCTGCGGAGGAGTACTACAGCATCAAGTCCCGCAGCGAGCTGATGTTCGAGAAGCAGTCGGAGAGGCACGGCTTCACCAAACGGCCCACGCACACCGCAG TGGTGAAGCCGCAGGAGGAAGACGGCGTGACGGAGCAGCTGTACGGAGAGATCAAACCGGCCGTGGTCGGAGCCAACTACATCATCGATCACATGCACAACAAGAACGACTACAACGAG GAGAAGGACAACTGGAGCGGGATCGCTCGGACCGTGGACCGCCTCTGCCTCTTCCTCATCACTCCCATTATGACTCTCGGCaccatcatcatcttcctcaCGGGACTCTGCAACTACCCGCCTCGTCTGCCCTTCAAAGGAGACCCACACGACTACACAAATAACAGCGCGCGGCTGTTGAGGAATTACTGA